GGGTGGTTAGTGCAGAGGGAATGAAGAATTTCTTGTAGATGTTTTTCCGGTTCCAGTGGGACTTTGCAGAGTCTGCCTGATGGCAGTACCTGGGGGTGAGAAGGGTCCTCAGTGATCAGAGTGGCTTTCCTGATCTCTTAGAGGATATAGAATTCACATAGAGGAGTTTGCGCTGAGTTGATTATAATGCACTTTACATTGTTATTGATAATGTGCAGATCACCAAGTGTTTACGAGGAGAAGTGGGCGtgctattcacaaataaaacaaaggatGAAGTACAGGAGTAAGTAAAGCTTCACTTGATGCACTACAGTTGCAGTTATtctcaaaatatttttcattcGTTAACAAAGTGGTGTTCTCTATCCACAGATATTTCAGTCATTTCAAAGAGACGGATTATGCACGGTCAGGCAACCAAGCACAGATGGACATAACTCTGGATGAGGGACCCCTCGAACAGTTTCCTCACTCAATGGAGCCCCAGTTGAGGCAATTAGGACTTCCCACTGCCCTCAAGAAAGGTACAGTCACAGGACATGGCtgccattatttatttattttttttttgtcaatgaatCCCATGAAAAAATTAACCAACAACAATGTTATAGTCAATTTTCCAATTCTTCTTGAATTCTCTACCCAGTCTGTGGCACTCAGCTCCAAGCACATTGGTTCTTACTACTTACTTATGTTTTCTCTTTTGAAAcggagtgattttttttaaagcagctggATAATGTCGGTTTTAGCAGATGCCATTCAAACTACAGTAAATGCATTTGTTGGGACCATTTTTTTGTTACTGATTTAGTGTGTCTTATTATGCATGAATACTCTTAtagtgatggcccaccagcagatggagacatgaaatagaataaTTTTCAGTGTAAGTAATGTTCacgttggctgattctgatagttcattttaaggCTGGTATTGGCCGATACAGATGATGTAGCGATATCAGCATGTTGGCAGATCCTGATCTTTGATTGaaaagccaatattggccgataccgatgacgtgcagatattattgtgcatccctacagGCAACACTTTTTCATATGACTGAGTGCGGCAGGTGACTCCCCTTTCTCCTCTGAAGAATTAACCATAAACACTAACGTTATTCATTGTTTCCACATCAGTTAGTTGGATATTATGCCTGATAGTCACATTTTTTTATCATCTGTTATAAAAGGAGTGGTGACACTGCTGAAGGACCATGAAGTCTGTAAGGAGGGAGACGTGCTAACTCCTGAGCAGGCTCGTATTCTGGTGAGTTCTTTACTGTTTGACCCCCTTTACACCTTGCAATCAGGGTGctgtcacacctgccctgtttggttcagttcatttgaactcaagttcatttgctccCTCAGTGCGgctcgtttgggcaggtgtgaacacagcaattgcacttggatgcgcaccaaaacaaccgggccgagaccttcttgaagaggtggtctctgtctcgttacaaacgaactctggtgcggttcgtttgtggtgaacgtgttccgacctcgatctgaaccaactgcagtcacattaactgtttgtgttaaacatgagcacattacagtcctggaggattattaatgtgcacctcctcctgtactgccttaatatgcacattcagcacatccaatgcatcaaaacattgttttcaaactgtatggtttgactaaaatgaacaatgacagcaatatagtccactaTGACCAGCGCTAACATCAACTCACATAGAAATTCTGACCAAAAAAGCAGAATGCTTACAGATGTTTGAGACACGTGCGGATAGAGTGAAGACGAGACTTAAGGGTCTGCTTTTAATTTGGCCTGAAGAAAGTATACAAGTGACACTTCATGTAGCAATGGAGCCATTTATGAAGCAATGACTAAGCAAATGGTGGAGTGCAGCTACAACTGTTAGTTGTTTGAGCTGGACAGAGCGATCAGATCTCAAGCAGGATCTCAATGTGGACACTGGAGACACTTATCAATACCAGGTGTAATTATAATCAGGTTGAATCATATGTAGATACAATTTAGATACGAGACAGTGTaatgcaaagagaaaaaaaagagaaaatgttgaTTGTGACACTTTGTGCTGTGTTGTATTTGTCTAACTGTTCAACTTGGCTCCTTTTTTTTGTCCATAGAAACTCTTTGGCATCGAGATGGCAGAATTCAAGGTCCAGATCAAATGTATGTGGAACTCGGAGACCAGCGAGTTTGAGAACATTGCTGGTGAGGAAGAGTCTATGCAGGATAacgaagaagaggaagaggatgatgCAGAATAAAACATCTGCATGGACAGACGTCTGtacacatctgttttttttttaacgtcagTTTTTCCAGCCTTTAACAGCAGAGGGAGTTTGATGTTGAAAACATTTAATCCTGACAGCATGTGCTGCTCCTGGAGTCTGTaatctctctccctgtgtccttTATTCACCCCCAAAACATGAACATACGTTTGTCAACCTTAAATTTTAGCTTTGGGCTGAATTGTTTTTCAGTAAACACTGGTGACTAGAGTCAAAAGATGTAATAATCTCCTACATGTAATCATGAGATGCTGATTGTTCTGTCAACAAAAGGGTTGTATTGCATGCAAGAATTTTGCCATTCAGCCCAAACAAATCGGCACATGTTCTTGTGTGTGACGACCCAACTCATCGGATGTATTCACtgtacaaaaaacacttttttttatgtgaaaaatTGAGTTTCTTTTTATTGTAACAGTTTCATTAAGGCAGACTCCAGAGAAggttatttttttcctgaaaaaatatccaaagttttcatttttacatttgtacattgaCAATGAAGTGCTCTTCACATTAATACAGGCTGGTCTCAGTTGATCGATtcataagaaaaaaatcatttcaagTGTGATTTTAGGAAAAAGGTAAAAGGATGCAAATAAGGGAAATGGGCTTTAGCGCATCTCTTTTTAGTGTAAACTTGCATGAAGTTTGATTGGACTGAGATTTTGGCTCTTCAGCGGAAGTAGTTGGGACACTCGTGGGCTACCAGATTCCAGGCCTCGTTGAAAGCGGCGACCACTCTCTCATCCAGAGGCCCCTCCTCTGCAGCAGCCAGGTTCTCACGAAGTTGCTCCATGCTCGACATGCCAATGATGACGCCGTCACCAAGATCACCCTGAAACAGCAGGTGGTTCAGTGGTgaaagaaaacataatgctgCCACACCAAAATGTGGTTCTGATGAAGACGTGTCACGAAACATTTTCCATCTACACACCAATTCAGCCTTTGACTCTAGCATTGAGGTTCACTATGCAGCGACGCTCCTTTCAGATGGGAATGAGCTGTGACGTTAACACATCATATGCACACGTCATGACCAGCTATGATTCAACATTTTCCCAGCTGATGTGTGGGCTGGTTTTAAAATTCATGCCTCTAATTACATGTGAACACAGCTGTAACGTGTCCAGTAACTACAGACTGAGCTTTTAAATTTTGGTGGCAAATGAATACAAATAACTGACAATTATCCCACAAAGGATAGTGTTCAAAATGTGCCGCATCATCATATAATGCATGCTTGACCACtgacaaaatgtgatgcaaGTGTGTGAAGACATGATACCGCAGATAATAGCACCTAAAATTTGTTACAGGCCCCTTTAAGGAGGATCAATCTTTGTTTAGAAGACATAAAAATTCAAACTTAtttgcagagtgagaaacaatATCCCTAAGACGTTCTGATAATCTCATGTTGCATATTGTAAACTCCCCACACCTCACAAAACAATCTACTGCAGCTACCGATGTGCAATAGGTACCTTAAGGCGGGAGTGATGGTACATCCAGCGCATAGCAGCAGACGTTAAGGTGGGTTTCTCTGAGCCGTAAGCGGTCTCTATGGCCTTAATGACAAGCTCTATCCCATTGAAATGACTCTGCTTCCAGTACCTGATAAAGAAGAGCACAGTTACAGTTACTTTATGCCTTGTCAGATGAAGATGTGTACGGACATGTAGAAATACCTCACATGCAACAAAATTAAATCACTTGTGAGAATTTCAAAGGTAAACTGAAGGTCATCACCTGTCCCTGTATGCTGCAGCCCAGCTGTTACCAAAGAATCGTCCTGCAGGCTGGGAACCATCTTTGTCCTGGTAATGGTACTTTCCTGTCAGAAGGCCACCTGCAGAGGAGTAATGTCAGAATTCAAGCTAAAA
This region of Epinephelus fuscoguttatus linkage group LG1, E.fuscoguttatus.final_Chr_v1 genomic DNA includes:
- the mrto4 gene encoding mRNA turnover protein 4 homolog, whose product is MPKSRRDKKISLTKTAKKGLESKQKLIDELRKCVDTYRNLFIFSVANMRNNKLKDIRTAWKHSRFFFGKNKVMMIALGKGQSDEYKDNLHKITKCLRGEVGVLFTNKTKDEVQEYFSHFKETDYARSGNQAQMDITLDEGPLEQFPHSMEPQLRQLGLPTALKKGVVTLLKDHEVCKEGDVLTPEQARILKLFGIEMAEFKVQIKCMWNSETSEFENIAGEEESMQDNEEEEEDDAE